In a genomic window of Festucalex cinctus isolate MCC-2025b chromosome 11, RoL_Fcin_1.0, whole genome shotgun sequence:
- the morc3a gene encoding MORC family CW-type zinc finger protein 3a: MAAQRDRGVPLSTLSPKYLHTNSTSHTWPFSAIAELIDNACDPDVMANAFWIDKTVVKGHECLSFMDNGNGLDHEAMHKMLSFGYSDKVPVNGVMPIGMYGNGFKSGSMRLGRDAIVFSRSNNASCVGMLSQTYLKEINAQQIVVPIVCFEHTDRNLCVKEEHQASLQDILQYSPFKTETDLLTEISAITSTCSNMTTGTRIIIWNLRRTSTGALEFDFQADRYDIQIPSDVYEELNRSCERIPSHVPESVYSLRAYCSILYLKPRMHVVVRGQKVKTQLIAKSLAKSKTDHYKPMSLTKRVPIIFGYNTKSREHYGIMMYHKNRLIKAYERIGCQLKPNSKGVGVIGVIECNFLEPMHNKQSFIENDKYRKTMSSLTIKLDEYCNEIRYSLTGGNSSRNVEVDDISKRPDQNWVMCEHCRKWRKLPDGIDCSRLPDSWLCHMNPDPQFRNCEVEEEAQDSDDDQPSYKKTYKQKEREDKKKLKMKPKFEEVQRWSLKQLSQKSLSLEKKEDDLKRKLREKTVQSPSTPTTSSRVSEDASSSPEITIVCDSPPRSNGLPIISSVYSMSGSGKRRSTSGESEHTAKSRRQNIVHQIASDASSSRNVSPLRNEAFEANNAGAGLMESVDGGSGSSPASPSLIGQTETPNIKIEKEVHDTIINNPEQTEGGAVATTAERGTQFSRRIKEENNGDVQGTNKSNDIVYIVSDDDDDDDDVEIYESKHLPTKALKQEDVTKGVQEHMPFSLNCFHQSSQTEETWPDKDYKSLLEQAGEKMRRLLSDRTDLLQAAQTKPGTAQAEEDLGDITWQVDSLVHKLDRRTSERNQLRSRVKNLEEENANLSSQCEELKMRLQQAEKQLQESGSRALLQNGDCSKQPANSSSNSDNFKRLIELRYNVGRLLVNRVPCLDLGQVNYECDVIDEILEQYLLDNSSDTSNSPCPNGK, translated from the exons ATGGCTGCACAGCGGGACCGCGGTGTTCCTCTGAGTACT CTTTCTCCCAAGTACCTTCACACCAATTCGACCAGTCACACGTGGCCTTTCAGTGCCATTGCTGAGCTCATAG ACAATGCCTGCGATCCAGATGTGATGGCCAACGCGTTCTGGATCGATAAGACTGTTGTCAAAGGACACGAATGCCTGAGTTTTATGGATAATGGGAATGGTCTGGACCACGAGGCCATGCATAAAATGCTCAG cttcgGCTACAGTGACAAGGTTCCTGTAAATGGTGTGATGCCCATCGGGATGTACGGCAACGGTTTCAAATCTGGATCCATGCGTCTCGGGAGGGACGCCATCGTCTTTTCCAGGTCCAATAATGCATCGTGTGTCGGGATGCTCTCTCAAACATACCTGAAGGAGATCAACGCCCAGCAGATAGTTGTGCCCATTGTCTGCTTTGAGCACACAGACCGCAACT TGTGTGTAAAAGAGGAGCACCAAGCCAGCCTGCAGGACATTCTGCAGTATTCTCCCTTCAAGACGGAGACGGACCTCCTCACCGAGATCAGCGCCATCACGTCTACCTGCTCCAACATGACGACCGGCACACGCATCATCATCTGGAACCTACGCAG GACATCCACGGGGGCATTGGAGTTTGATTTTCAAGCAGACCGTTATGATATTCAAATTCCGTCGGATGTCTACGAGGAGTTGAACCGGTCTTGTGAGAGAATCCCCTCACATGTACCTGAGAGCGTATACTCACTACGG GCGTACTGCAGTATCTTGTACCTGAAGCCACGCATGCACGTTGTTGTGCGAGGTCAGAAGGTGAAAACGCAGCTGATTGCCAAGAGTCTGGCCAAGAGCAAAACGGACCACTACAAACCCATGTCGCTC ACCAAAAGAGTTCCCAttatttttggttacaacaCCAAAAGCAGAGAACATTACGGCATCATGATGTATCACAAGAATCGTCTCATAAAGGCCTATGAGCGTATTGGCTGCCAACTCAAG CCCAACAGCAAAGGTGTCGGCGTCATCGGGGTCATAGAGTGCAACTTCCTGGAGCCGATGCACAACAAGCAAAGCTTTATTGAGAACGACAAGTACAG aaaaacTATGAGCAGTTTGACTATCAAACTGGACGAATATTGCAATGAAATCCGCTACAGCCTTACCGGTGGCAACTCGAGCAGAAATGTGGAAGTGGACGACATTAG CAAGCGTCCGGATCAGAACTGGGTGATGTGCGAGCATTGCAGGAAATGGCGCAAACTGCCTGACGGGATCGACTGCAGCAGGCTGCCGGATAGTTGGCTCTGTCATATGAATCCGGATCCGCAGTTCAG GAATTGTGAGGTCGAAGAAGAGGCTCAGGATTCCGATGATGACCAACCGTCATACAAAAAAACCTACaagcaaaa AGAGAGGGAGGACAAAAAGAAGTTAAAAATGAAGCCAAAG TTCGAGGAAGTTCAACGCTGGAGCCTGAAACAGCTGTCGCAGAAAAGTCTGTCTCTTGAAAAGAAAGAGGACGACCTCAAACGCAAGCTGCGTGAAAAA ACTGTCCAATCTCCATCTACTCCCACTACCTCAAGTCGAGTGTCAGAGGATGCTTCATCCTCTCCAGAGATTACCATTGTGT GTGACAGCCCGCCCAGGAGCAATGGTTTACCAATTATTTCAAGTGTATACTCCATGTCAGGTTCAGG GAAAAGGAGAAGCACGTCCGGCGAATCAGAACATACAGCAAAAAGTCGGCGGCAAAACATCGTGCATCAAATTGCCTCAGATGCTTCGTCGTCAAGAAACGTGAGCCCACTCAGAAACGAGGCCTTTGAAGCAAATAATGCTGGAGCAGGCTTGATGGAGTCGGTCGACGGAGGAAGCGGTTCCTCCCCCGCGTCGCCTTCTCTCATCGGGCAGACCGAAACGCCAAACATCAAGATTGAAAAAGAGGTTCACGACACAATAATCAACAATCCAGAACAAACAGAAGGTGGGGCTGTTGCAACCACCGCCGAACGCGGTACGCAGTTTTCAAGAAGGATTAAAGAAGAAAACAATGGCGACGTTCAGGGGACAAATAAATCCAATGATATCGTGTATATAGTtagcgatgatgatgatgatgatgatgatgttgaaatCTATGAATCAAAACATTTGCCTACAAAGGCCCTGAAACAAGAAGATGTTACGAAGGGAGTACAGGAACACATGCCATTTTCTTTAAATTGTttccaccaatcaagccagacGGAGGAAACGTGGCCCGATAAAGACTATAAAAGTTTGCTTGAACAGGCCGGAGAAAAAATGAGACGACTTTTGAGCGACCGAACTGATTTATTGCAAGCCGCACAAACGAAACCTGGCACTGCCCAGGCCGAGGAGGATTTGGGTGACATCACTTGGCAAGTTGACTCTCTTGTCCACAAATTGGATCGAAGAACCAGTGAGAGGAATCAACTGCGCTCTCGG GTGAAAAACCTCGAGGAGGAAAATGCAAACCTGTCAAGCCAGTGTGAGGAGCTCAAGATGAGGCTCCAGCAAGCAGAAAAACAACTACAGGAGAGTGGAAGCAGAGCACTGCTGCAGAATGGAGATTGTTCCAAACAACCAGCAAACAGCTCGTCAAATTCCGATAACTTCAAAAG GCTGATTGAGCTGCGTTACAACGTTGGACGACTTCTTGTCAACCGCGTGCCTTGTCTGGACCTGGGCCAAGTCAATTACGAATGTGATGTCATTGATGAGATTCTGGAACAATATCTCCTTGACAACTCCTCAGACACAAGCAACTCACCATGCCCGAACGGGAAGTAA